One window from the genome of Haloprofundus halobius encodes:
- a CDS encoding gamma-glutamyltransferase family protein has protein sequence MDASNLDSFTSRRSTVYGRRGVVSTSQPLAAQAGITTLQEGGNAFDAAVATAAALNVVEPTSTGLGGDVFALYRTADDEVGAMRSCGGAPSGTSIEKVREAITEADEETRSSWYPASRGYAVDSAEEAGMPFLGPHAVTVPGTARGWETTVEELGRMTLDEVLQPAIEYANNGYPVTEVVAAQWKHGEELFTSEHARDAYLFDGKAPETGDMASLPKLGATMERIAEEGADIVYEGDIAEAIASEIQELGGFMTVDDLADFEPEFVEPVSTTYNGAEIYELPPNNQGLIALEALNIAEDLGAADHPLDSAERVHYFAEAMKLAFHDGHRYITDPEYEEIPPLASEGWAQKRAETVGETANHDVSFGVPDAQAEDADTVLLCVADDEGNVVSYINSRFAGFGSGVVAGDTGIALQNRGASFSLDSDHPNHLEAGKRPFHTLVPAVAKLGEDDWAAFGVMGGYMQPQGHVQVISNVVDYDLSIQAALDRPRWRYREDGQLAVEEFSDSGVPTALTRMGHEVGILAPLMFGGAQFVRNQDGVLSAATEPRKDGNALGY, from the coding sequence ATGGACGCCAGCAACCTCGACAGTTTCACCTCCCGCCGGTCGACCGTCTACGGTCGCCGCGGCGTGGTTTCCACGAGCCAACCGCTCGCGGCGCAGGCGGGTATCACCACCCTCCAGGAGGGCGGCAACGCCTTCGACGCGGCCGTCGCCACCGCGGCGGCGCTGAACGTCGTCGAACCCACGTCGACGGGCCTCGGCGGCGACGTGTTCGCGCTCTATCGCACCGCCGACGACGAGGTCGGCGCGATGCGCTCCTGTGGCGGCGCGCCCTCGGGAACGAGCATCGAGAAGGTGAGAGAAGCCATCACCGAGGCCGACGAGGAGACGCGTTCGTCGTGGTACCCCGCGTCTCGTGGGTACGCCGTCGACTCCGCGGAGGAGGCGGGGATGCCGTTTCTCGGCCCGCACGCGGTGACGGTTCCGGGCACCGCCCGCGGGTGGGAGACGACGGTCGAGGAACTCGGTCGGATGACGCTCGACGAGGTGCTCCAGCCCGCGATCGAGTACGCGAACAACGGCTACCCAGTCACCGAAGTCGTCGCCGCGCAGTGGAAACACGGCGAGGAGTTGTTCACGTCGGAACACGCCCGCGACGCGTACCTCTTCGACGGGAAGGCGCCCGAAACGGGCGATATGGCGTCGCTGCCGAAACTCGGCGCGACGATGGAGCGCATCGCCGAAGAGGGAGCAGATATCGTCTACGAGGGCGACATCGCCGAAGCGATAGCGAGTGAGATTCAGGAACTCGGCGGCTTCATGACCGTCGACGACCTCGCCGACTTCGAACCGGAGTTCGTCGAGCCGGTGTCGACGACGTACAACGGCGCCGAAATTTACGAACTCCCGCCGAACAATCAGGGGCTCATCGCGCTCGAAGCGCTCAACATCGCCGAGGACCTCGGCGCGGCCGACCACCCGCTCGACTCCGCAGAGCGCGTCCACTACTTCGCGGAGGCGATGAAGCTCGCGTTCCACGACGGCCATCGCTACATCACCGACCCCGAGTACGAGGAGATTCCGCCGCTGGCCTCGGAGGGGTGGGCGCAGAAACGCGCCGAGACGGTCGGCGAGACGGCGAACCACGACGTGAGCTTCGGCGTTCCCGACGCGCAGGCCGAGGACGCCGACACAGTTCTCCTTTGTGTCGCCGACGACGAGGGCAACGTCGTCTCCTATATCAACTCCCGATTCGCGGGCTTCGGCTCCGGCGTCGTCGCGGGCGACACGGGCATCGCGCTGCAGAACCGCGGCGCGTCGTTCTCTTTGGATTCCGACCACCCGAACCACCTCGAAGCGGGCAAACGCCCGTTCCACACCCTCGTCCCGGCCGTCGCCAAACTCGGCGAGGACGACTGGGCGGCGTTCGGCGTGATGGGCGGCTACATGCAGCCGCAGGGCCACGTGCAGGTCATCTCGAACGTCGTCGACTACGACCTCTCGATTCAGGCGGCGCTGGACCGCCCGCGCTGGCGCTACCGCGAGGACGGCCAACTCGCCGTCGAGGAGTTCTCGGACTCCGGCGTCCCGACGGCGCTCACCCGGATGGGCCACGAGGTGGGGATTCTCGCACCGCTGATGTTCGGCGGCGCGCAGTTCGTCCGCAACCAGGACGGCGTGCTCTCGGCGGCGACCGAACCCCGAAAGGACGGCAACGCGCTGGGGTACTGA
- a CDS encoding ArnT family glycosyltransferase, translating into MTQPVGDPDDSSVVSGLRELRPSAVAALFSRADARYVAPVLLAGVAVYFLYLAANAYPGYGAGLYNLMGEQIAANGYLPPESIPYYTVDGVPFAYPPLLFYVIAVIRDVTGVGPFALARFFPGLVTIAYLVPTYLLARDVLASRPAATAVGLLVALNPKVLQWHITAGGVVRAPAFLFAVCGIYAGYRLYAAVETTGYDRRWLAISSLCFGLTMLTHPTYTLFFVGSFVILWLSLDRSLAGFLRGGVVAAGGFALATPWLVWNVSTHGLDVFTAASGTHGGIGGGFAITAWHVIPLVLAAALFLARRPFLGVWTVAAALLFQQARFVAFVGTFGVVALALPRVRAAVAERVPRPKRRTVASVAIAATLVVGLGVVGYSMTVAEPSIAPQFVDDDDVAAMEWVGEETPEDATFVVVGDAAEWFPDVSKRTMTVGLWGVEWEGAETYAEQKDLYRSISECPDADCVSETLDDADVTPDYLYVPKGTYVLRGKRTDGGDDLVWSLMGADGYEEVYENDGVVIFRVESTES; encoded by the coding sequence GTGACACAGCCAGTAGGCGACCCCGACGACTCCAGCGTCGTCTCGGGACTACGGGAGCTCCGTCCGAGTGCGGTCGCGGCGCTGTTCTCCCGCGCCGACGCCCGCTACGTCGCGCCCGTCCTCCTCGCGGGCGTCGCCGTCTACTTTCTCTACCTCGCGGCGAACGCTTACCCCGGCTACGGCGCGGGGCTCTACAACCTGATGGGCGAACAGATAGCGGCCAACGGCTACCTGCCGCCCGAGTCCATCCCCTACTACACCGTCGACGGCGTCCCCTTCGCCTACCCGCCGCTGCTGTTCTACGTCATCGCCGTGATACGCGACGTGACCGGCGTCGGGCCGTTCGCGCTGGCGCGCTTCTTCCCCGGACTCGTCACCATCGCGTATCTGGTGCCGACGTACCTGCTCGCGCGCGACGTGCTCGCCTCCCGTCCGGCGGCGACGGCCGTCGGGTTGCTCGTCGCGCTCAACCCGAAGGTGCTCCAGTGGCACATCACCGCCGGCGGCGTCGTCCGCGCCCCGGCGTTCCTGTTCGCCGTCTGCGGCATCTACGCGGGCTACCGCCTCTACGCCGCCGTCGAGACGACCGGCTACGACCGCCGGTGGCTCGCCATCTCCTCGCTCTGTTTCGGGTTGACCATGCTGACCCATCCGACGTACACGCTGTTTTTCGTCGGCAGTTTCGTCATCCTGTGGCTCTCGCTGGACCGGTCGCTCGCGGGCTTTCTCCGCGGGGGCGTCGTCGCCGCCGGCGGGTTCGCGCTCGCGACGCCGTGGCTCGTCTGGAACGTCTCGACACACGGCCTCGACGTGTTCACCGCCGCCTCGGGGACCCACGGCGGCATCGGCGGCGGTTTCGCCATCACGGCGTGGCACGTGATTCCGCTCGTGTTGGCCGCGGCGCTGTTTCTCGCCCGTCGGCCGTTTCTCGGCGTCTGGACCGTCGCGGCCGCGCTGCTGTTCCAGCAGGCGCGCTTCGTCGCCTTCGTCGGCACGTTCGGCGTCGTCGCGCTGGCGCTCCCGCGCGTCCGCGCCGCGGTCGCAGAGCGCGTTCCCCGGCCGAAGCGACGGACGGTCGCGAGCGTCGCCATCGCCGCGACGCTGGTCGTCGGCCTCGGCGTCGTCGGCTACTCGATGACCGTCGCCGAACCCTCCATCGCGCCCCAGTTCGTCGACGACGACGACGTGGCGGCGATGGAGTGGGTCGGCGAGGAGACGCCCGAGGACGCGACGTTCGTCGTCGTCGGCGACGCCGCCGAGTGGTTCCCCGACGTGAGCAAGCGGACGATGACGGTCGGCCTGTGGGGCGTCGAGTGGGAGGGCGCCGAGACGTACGCCGAGCAGAAAGATCTCTACCGGTCGATTTCGGAGTGCCCCGACGCCGACTGCGTCTCCGAGACGCTGGACGACGCGGACGTCACACCCGACTACCTCTACGTCCCGAAGGGAACCTACGTCCTCCGCGGGAAGCGGACCGACGGCGGCGACGACCTCGTTTGGTCGCTGATGGGCGCCGACGGGTACGAAGAGGTGTACGAGAACGACGGTGTCGTCATCTTCCGCGTGGAGTCGACGGAGTCGTAG
- a CDS encoding DUF7344 domain-containing protein, with translation MNEQSENSELTAGERHQILSVKRRRILLDVLSNQSTPVELISVATAVARQESAAENVTERTTRRVAISLHHTHLPILTEHQVLDYDSESNRIAAVTVDLPL, from the coding sequence TTGAACGAGCAGTCCGAGAACTCGGAGTTGACAGCGGGCGAGCGCCACCAAATCCTCTCCGTGAAGCGGCGTAGAATTCTCCTCGATGTTCTCTCGAACCAGTCGACACCAGTAGAACTCATCAGCGTCGCAACAGCGGTCGCCCGACAGGAAAGCGCCGCTGAGAACGTCACAGAGCGAACGACTCGACGAGTGGCGATCTCACTTCACCACACTCACCTACCCATACTAACTGAACACCAGGTTCTCGATTACGATTCGGAGTCGAACCGCATCGCCGCCGTCACAGTCGATCTCCCTCTCTGA
- a CDS encoding ABC transporter ATP-binding protein: MVRLFADYGREDRWLFAVGLVASLFSRLVALVPPLVLGVAIDALFTPSTETAYRLPVVPDGSLPATPEGQLWLSLGLIVVASILSVGLSWTQGVSLSLYSNRVQHAIRTDTYATMQRLDTAFFDDKQTGEVMSILNSDVRNLREFLGTTLSSTVQLVVSALGIGAVLFWLNAQLAAVTLVAMPVLVVFTVAFMRTIRPRYRALRASVGALNTRLENNLSGIEVIKSSNTETYEDGRIEDASWDYYLKTWAVAKLEYFYQPGMELAANVAFAATFAIGGYWLVSGSTGPLGGPGLQVGEFVTFLFMTQRFVDPLAGAGRIVNSYENARASGERIFGLTDLSVTVVDSEHAVDLGRVEGRIEYDTVSFAYEEGRPVLSDVSFVAEPGETVALVGPTGAGKSTAAKLLLRLYDVTEGSVRLDGVDVRDATLDSLRRAVGYVSQDVYLFDGTVRENLTYGAFDATEAEMVAAARAAEAHEFVTELSDGYDTRIGERGVKLSGGQRQRLSIARAMLQDPDVLVLDEATSAVDTETELLIQRALARLTENRTTLVIAHRLSTIRRADRILVLEGGRVVERGTHDELVSLGGLYATLWGVQAGEFERLDEAAVARLVREHADD; this comes from the coding sequence ATGGTTCGACTGTTCGCCGACTACGGAAGGGAGGACCGCTGGCTGTTCGCTGTGGGCCTCGTCGCGAGTCTGTTCAGCCGACTCGTCGCGCTCGTCCCCCCGCTGGTGCTCGGCGTCGCCATCGACGCGCTGTTCACCCCAAGCACCGAGACGGCGTACCGCCTGCCCGTCGTCCCCGACGGGTCGCTGCCGGCGACGCCGGAGGGCCAACTGTGGCTCTCGCTCGGCCTCATCGTGGTCGCGTCGATACTGTCGGTCGGGCTCTCGTGGACGCAGGGCGTCTCGCTGTCGCTGTACTCCAACCGCGTCCAGCACGCCATCCGGACCGACACGTACGCGACGATGCAGCGCCTCGACACGGCCTTCTTCGACGACAAACAGACCGGCGAGGTGATGAGTATTCTCAATAGCGACGTCCGGAACCTCCGGGAGTTTCTGGGAACGACGCTCAGCAGCACAGTCCAACTCGTCGTTTCTGCCCTTGGTATCGGCGCCGTGTTGTTCTGGCTCAACGCGCAACTCGCTGCCGTCACGCTCGTCGCGATGCCCGTTCTCGTCGTCTTCACCGTCGCGTTCATGCGGACGATTCGCCCCCGCTACCGGGCGCTGCGGGCGAGCGTCGGCGCGCTCAACACGCGGTTGGAGAACAACCTCTCGGGTATCGAGGTCATCAAGAGCTCCAACACCGAGACGTACGAGGACGGCCGCATCGAGGACGCCTCGTGGGACTACTACCTGAAGACGTGGGCGGTCGCCAAACTGGAGTACTTCTACCAACCGGGGATGGAACTCGCCGCGAACGTGGCGTTCGCCGCGACGTTCGCCATCGGCGGCTACTGGCTCGTCAGCGGGTCGACCGGGCCGCTGGGCGGTCCGGGGCTGCAGGTCGGCGAATTCGTCACGTTCCTGTTCATGACCCAGCGGTTCGTCGACCCGCTGGCGGGCGCGGGCCGCATCGTCAACTCCTACGAGAACGCCCGCGCCTCCGGCGAGCGCATCTTCGGACTCACCGACCTCTCGGTCACCGTCGTCGATAGCGAGCATGCCGTCGACCTCGGGCGCGTCGAGGGGCGCATCGAGTACGATACCGTCTCCTTTGCCTACGAGGAGGGTCGACCTGTGCTCTCGGACGTGAGCTTCGTCGCCGAACCCGGCGAGACGGTCGCGCTCGTCGGCCCCACCGGCGCGGGCAAGTCGACGGCCGCGAAGCTGCTGCTTCGGTTGTACGATGTGACGGAGGGTTCCGTCCGTCTCGACGGCGTCGACGTGCGCGACGCGACGCTCGACAGCCTCCGTCGCGCCGTCGGCTACGTGAGTCAGGACGTCTACCTGTTCGACGGCACAGTCAGGGAGAACCTCACCTACGGCGCGTTCGACGCGACGGAGGCGGAGATGGTTGCAGCCGCGAGAGCCGCCGAGGCCCACGAGTTCGTCACCGAACTCTCCGACGGCTACGACACCCGCATCGGCGAGCGCGGCGTGAAACTCTCCGGGGGCCAACGTCAGCGACTCTCCATCGCGCGCGCGATGCTGCAGGACCCGGACGTGCTCGTTCTGGACGAGGCCACCTCCGCCGTCGACACCGAGACGGAACTGCTCATCCAGCGGGCGCTGGCCCGCCTGACCGAGAACCGGACGACGCTCGTCATCGCGCACCGCCTCTCGACGATTCGCCGGGCCGACCGGATTCTCGTGCTCGAAGGCGGCCGCGTCGTCGAACGCGGCACCCACGACGAACTCGTCTCGCTCGGCGGGTTGTACGCGACGCTGTGGGGCGTGCAGGCCGGCGAGTTCGAGCGACTCGACGAGGCGGCCGTCGCGCGGTTGGTGCGCGAGCACGCTGACGACTGA